The genome window TGTAGTAGGAGGGATGTCTGCAGTGGGAAACGTGAGTTATCTGGTCTATCGTCGAGGTTGACCGGAAGAAGGTAAACGCAATGACCTGATGCGACTGGAAGTCAAAAGGCCAGCAGGTTCAAGGCTTGGAAAGACAGAGGTAGAAGAACGGGAGAGGCAGGTAGGTAGTTCCACGTCCCAGTCCCCGTTCCCAGTTCCATTTCTGGTTCCATTTCCCGTTCCACTGCGCACCGCACCGCTACTTTCCTCAGTACTCCCGCCCGCGCTTCAAGTTGAGGCCCAGGAGGGGGGGCGGGGCCCGGGCAAGCAGGGCCGTAAGGTACTCTGTAGTCCTGGGCTCCCCATTGGAACTGGCCTGACCCCTCGCCCAAAATGCTATGCAACACAAATCCTGGTACGGATACTGCCCAGCACCTTAGGACAGGTACTTGGAGGTACTTAGCCTAGTGccatacctacctaccttacataCACAGCCAGGTAGGTAGTGCAGCGGCATTCCCCCACTTTCGGCCCCCAAAGGAGCGATGAATGAGGTCACCGCCTTCCAGGTTCGCACCTGCACCTCACAACGGCGGCGCTTTTTGAAgatgcggcggcggcacGGCGGGAGATATTCTCGTAGCCTCCCCGTCGCAAGGATGATGGTTGTTTGCTCAAGACAATCCCTTGTGTGTTTCAATGCCAATCTGTTACCCGTCTCTTCGTCACCTTTACCTATTCCACTCCATGGCCAAGCCATTGTTCTTCGTGATGGTCGTTTTTGGATATTACGAGTGTGAACTGCGGTAATTTGGCAGTATTTGGAAGTCTTGTAATAGTTGTACAAGGCGAATTCACTTGATCAAGGTTCAAGACCGTATATCTGTAAATTAAAACGGATTTTGATAGGCTCAAGTTTCGTTATTCGTCCTCCATTATGGGTATCTCATTGCTTCTCATGACTCCTATCCCCTTATAAACCGGTCCCCAGGTATTTGTCAATGTCTTCGCTGGCGTAAAACATCTCTCGCAACCTCTCAGCCTTTCTCTTGTCTTCATCGGCCTTCTTTCTGCATTGCTTCGCATCCAGCATCTGCGGCTTCTTCTTGTCAATTCTTCCCTGGATGCCTTTTGGGATCTTGAGACCCAAACCGTATTTGTCCTCCTTTGGTCGAGTCTTCAGGGGATACTGCATGCCTTGCTCTTCGGCACCGAGCCCCTTGCGTGAATCAGGGTCCCAACCATGGGATGAAAGATATGTCAAGCCCATGCGCGACCGATCTAGTGCTGATGGGGGATGTGAGTGTGTGAGGCAGACTTGGTGAGCAATCGAAGACTCATGCTGCTTCTGTCTACTTGTCGTGGCCTTGTTATTGTCATTGCCGACCTCTCCCACGGCGTCGTCTTTATCCACAGGCAATTCGCACACGGCGCATACTTGCCCTGCTGCTGGCGAGAGCTTTTCGGCTTCCGCTTGCTTGTCACCGAGCACGAGGCTGAGGTAAAAGTCGCCAACGGAAGCGCCGCTTTTTGTTTTATTGGCCGTCTGT of Colletotrichum lupini chromosome 8, complete sequence contains these proteins:
- a CDS encoding G-patch domain-containing protein, which codes for MRRRVEDDEDYEEEEDVPLQHRRPFGAGISRKPIQFVKASDPNLSTTQTANKTKSGASVGDFYLSLVLGDKQAEAEKLSPAAGQVCAVCELPVDKDDAVGEVGNDNNKATTSRQKQHESSIAHQVCLTHSHPPSALDRSRMGLTYLSSHGWDPDSRKGLGAEEQGMQYPLKTRPKEDKYGLGLKIPKGIQGRIDKKKPQMLDAKQCRKKADEDKRKAERLREMFYASEDIDKYLGTGL